One Gloeothece verrucosa PCC 7822 DNA window includes the following coding sequences:
- a CDS encoding DUF3110 domain-containing protein — MSERFTEKAIKAIMLAQEEARRLGHNYVGAEFIFLGLIGEATGIAAQVLRQQGIKLKNARIEVEKIIGRGSGMITVDIPFTESAKLVLNGALSFAEQLGSESINTEHLLMGIFQERESTARILQNLRVNPQDLVTSLSQYFQQQPSNQLPQTVYVLLYNAGTNNAGIHTISHKERQTILMFESSVDATNFARRLGEHNFPVPSVEGISVEKILAFCKKEGYDWEFVPEGTNKIPPTQRVENETSNKIKPEDYQIFLENVLELSSLIDKNRFNPEAVYTLCQNNLDKLDENFGKFIYQWATNIFSILHPQEAQSVAAILLMFGNLINEFPFGSVKNNLEISIQAYKSALIVYKPQTFPEYWAMTQMNMGNVYARRIAGKITDNIETAILCFQEALTVYDKDEFPYYWAMTQHNLSNVYTERIKGNKEKNVETAIDCCRKALTVRTFKAFPREWANTHIHLVNAYLQTTDLDIIEQKKKENIEIAIGYCEESLSIYNIESFPNEWAKVQNNLGNAYLQRIKAKKEENIEQAIIYFLESLRVYTVNAFPNEWARGQCNLGVAYLKRIKEKKRENLEVAISYFKQSLSVYNYDDFPHQWANLKINLGKAYFEKIEGKKRENLEIAISCFQEALKVYNCDDFPGNWAKIQADLAEVYIDRIEGNKAENLEIAIACCQASLQVVNSDNFPIHWAKTQNTLGNVYHARIKGDKAENLEIAITCFEASLKVYTIERFPHELPMIQMNLGNAYHARIKGKKAENLEKAIANFKASLKIFSSDDFPLYFAKLQNNLGRAYHVRIGGDREENLENAITCYNEALKVYTFDEFPDDWALTELNMGVAYNQRVKGDKADNLEVAITCFESALRIFTREKFPYDWAMTQNNLANAYHHRIKGDKPKNLELAITAYENALTVYTLEALPEDCFQTAHNLGYCGYNGKNWQIAIKGFALAVKAAENIRIEAVTGYRKQEILSDAIQSYGGLVLTYLNLYHIENNLQHLKTALEYIERSKARNLVELMAQKNLQPQGVSQTIIDQLNELKQRVVNEQIRLQGQSINQNMNIRHTNNLTPYVQDHSYLKEYQQELDNFIQQEITDPNFKLTQKVEPITFKEIQSLVDESTCLLQWYLTVEKILAFVVSADGDVKYWESSKTDLQTFFQSTDNYLQLHYSHKDQQEWINQLPNLLQTFANTLYINDIIALIPDTCKRLIIIPCHYLHILPLHALPIDLPQRLLKKGEPQLILQDIYDVQYAPSCQILQITQQRQLNDLTNLFAIQNPTKDLFFTDLEVNIISTLFNQSEIIAKDNATKETVTTHFQASDSHCHHFSCHGGFNPNNPLESALFLANKEPLTLGEIFELNLKKSRLVVLSACETGLIDFESISDEYIGLPSGFLFAGSPTVVSSLWTVNDLSTAFLMIKFYEILFNTNMNISVAVALKKAQNWLQNLTSEQFILETDSMIDKLYSDKPRIAKSYKEKARKFVENLEKYPFKNPYYWAAFVAAGR; from the coding sequence ATGTCTGAACGGTTTACAGAGAAAGCGATTAAGGCAATTATGTTAGCGCAGGAAGAAGCGCGTCGGTTAGGGCATAATTATGTAGGGGCAGAGTTTATATTTTTAGGATTAATCGGTGAAGCAACAGGAATTGCCGCGCAAGTTTTAAGACAGCAGGGAATCAAGCTAAAAAATGCTCGTATTGAAGTTGAAAAAATTATAGGAAGGGGTTCAGGAATGATTACTGTAGACATTCCTTTTACAGAATCCGCAAAATTGGTTTTAAACGGTGCATTATCATTTGCTGAACAATTAGGGAGTGAATCTATTAATACAGAGCATTTACTGATGGGGATTTTTCAAGAGAGGGAAAGTACAGCGAGAATTTTACAAAATTTACGGGTTAATCCGCAAGATTTAGTGACTTCTTTGAGTCAGTATTTTCAGCAGCAACCCTCTAATCAGTTACCTCAAACTGTTTATGTTCTTCTCTACAATGCAGGAACAAACAATGCGGGAATTCATACAATAAGTCATAAAGAAAGACAAACTATATTAATGTTTGAATCTTCAGTAGATGCAACTAATTTTGCACGAAGATTAGGAGAACATAATTTTCCTGTACCCAGTGTTGAAGGTATATCAGTGGAGAAAATTCTCGCTTTTTGTAAGAAAGAGGGTTATGATTGGGAATTCGTACCCGAAGGAACAAATAAAATTCCTCCTACTCAAAGAGTAGAAAACGAAACTTCAAACAAAATTAAACCTGAAGACTATCAAATTTTTCTAGAGAATGTCTTGGAACTGAGTTCACTTATTGATAAAAATAGGTTTAATCCTGAAGCAGTTTATACTTTATGTCAAAATAACTTAGATAAACTCGATGAAAATTTCGGAAAATTTATTTATCAATGGGCTACAAATATCTTCTCTATTCTACATCCACAAGAAGCACAATCTGTAGCAGCAATCCTTTTAATGTTTGGAAATCTAATTAATGAATTTCCTTTTGGCAGCGTAAAAAATAACTTAGAAATTAGCATTCAAGCATATAAATCAGCTTTAATTGTTTATAAACCTCAAACATTTCCTGAATATTGGGCGATGACGCAAATGAATATGGGGAATGTTTATGCAAGAAGAATTGCGGGAAAAATAACTGACAATATAGAAACAGCTATTCTTTGTTTTCAAGAAGCATTAACGGTCTACGATAAAGATGAGTTTCCCTATTATTGGGCAATGACACAACATAATCTGAGTAATGTTTACACGGAAAGAATAAAAGGAAATAAAGAAAAGAATGTAGAAACAGCCATTGATTGCTGTAGAAAAGCATTAACAGTGCGTACCTTCAAGGCTTTTCCTCGTGAATGGGCAAATACGCACATTCATTTAGTAAATGCTTACTTACAAACTACTGATTTAGACATAATTGAGCAAAAGAAAAAAGAGAATATAGAAATAGCCATTGGTTATTGCGAAGAATCCTTAAGTATCTATAATATTGAAAGTTTTCCTAATGAATGGGCAAAAGTACAAAATAATCTAGGTAATGCCTATTTACAAAGGATAAAAGCAAAAAAGGAAGAGAATATAGAACAGGCTATTATTTATTTTCTGGAATCATTAAGAGTCTATACTGTCAATGCTTTTCCCAATGAATGGGCAAGAGGGCAATGCAATTTGGGGGTTGCTTATTTAAAAAGAATTAAAGAAAAGAAAAGAGAAAATTTAGAAGTTGCGATTTCCTATTTTAAACAATCCTTGAGTGTCTATAATTATGACGATTTTCCTCATCAATGGGCAAATTTAAAAATCAATCTTGGAAAGGCTTATTTTGAGAAAATTGAAGGTAAAAAAAGAGAAAATTTAGAAATTGCAATATCTTGTTTTCAAGAGGCTTTAAAAGTTTATAATTGCGATGATTTTCCTGGAAATTGGGCAAAAATACAAGCGGATTTAGCCGAAGTTTACATTGACAGAATTGAAGGAAATAAAGCAGAGAATTTAGAAATAGCTATTGCCTGTTGTCAAGCATCATTACAGGTTGTGAACTCTGACAATTTTCCCATACACTGGGCAAAAACACAAAATACTTTGGGGAATGTTTATCATGCAAGAATCAAAGGAGATAAAGCAGAAAATTTAGAAATCGCTATTACTTGTTTTGAAGCGTCATTAAAAGTTTATACGATTGAAAGGTTTCCCCATGAATTGCCAATGATTCAAATGAATCTCGGAAATGCTTACCATGCTCGAATTAAAGGGAAAAAGGCAGAAAATCTAGAAAAAGCGATTGCCAATTTTAAAGCATCATTAAAAATTTTTTCATCTGATGATTTTCCTCTATACTTTGCCAAGCTGCAAAATAATCTCGGTAGAGCTTACCATGTAAGAATCGGAGGAGATAGAGAAGAGAATTTAGAAAACGCGATTACTTGTTACAACGAAGCTTTAAAAGTTTATACTTTTGATGAATTTCCCGATGATTGGGCATTGACGGAATTGAATATGGGGGTTGCCTACAATCAGAGAGTCAAGGGAGATAAAGCAGACAATCTAGAAGTAGCGATCACCTGTTTTGAATCTGCTTTAAGAATATTTACCCGTGAAAAATTTCCCTATGACTGGGCCATGACACAAAATAATCTTGCTAATGCTTATCATCACCGAATCAAAGGGGATAAGCCTAAAAATTTAGAACTGGCGATCACTGCCTATGAAAATGCTTTAACTGTTTATACTCTAGAAGCTTTACCTGAAGACTGTTTTCAGACTGCACATAACTTAGGATATTGCGGCTATAACGGCAAAAATTGGCAAATTGCTATCAAAGGGTTTGCCTTAGCGGTAAAAGCAGCAGAAAATATTCGTATTGAGGCTGTAACAGGCTATAGAAAACAAGAAATCCTCTCTGATGCCATACAATCCTATGGAGGTCTTGTTCTTACTTACCTTAATCTTTACCATATTGAAAACAACCTTCAACACCTCAAAACCGCTTTAGAATACATCGAACGCAGTAAAGCGCGTAATCTTGTGGAATTAATGGCACAAAAAAATCTACAGCCTCAAGGTGTTTCTCAAACAATTATTGATCAATTGAATGAATTAAAGCAAAGAGTGGTTAATGAACAAATTCGCCTACAAGGTCAATCAATTAACCAGAATATGAATATTCGTCATACTAATAATTTAACTCCCTACGTCCAAGATCATAGTTATCTCAAGGAATATCAACAAGAATTAGATAACTTTATTCAGCAAGAAATTACTGATCCTAATTTTAAACTAACTCAAAAAGTTGAACCGATTACTTTTAAAGAGATTCAATCCTTAGTTGATGAATCAACTTGTCTTTTACAATGGTATCTCACAGTTGAAAAAATATTAGCTTTTGTGGTATCTGCTGACGGAGATGTTAAATATTGGGAATCTTCAAAAACAGATTTACAGACATTTTTTCAATCAACCGACAATTACCTCCAGCTTCATTACTCACACAAGGATCAACAAGAATGGATTAATCAACTTCCCAATCTCCTACAAACTTTTGCCAATACCTTATATATTAATGATATAATTGCCTTAATCCCAGATACTTGTAAACGCTTAATTATTATTCCCTGTCATTATTTACATATTTTACCTTTACACGCTTTACCTATTGATCTCCCCCAACGCCTCTTAAAAAAGGGAGAGCCTCAGTTAATTTTACAGGATATATACGATGTACAATATGCCCCCAGTTGTCAAATTTTACAAATTACACAACAACGTCAATTAAACGACTTAACTAACCTTTTTGCTATCCAAAACCCGACTAAAGACTTATTTTTCACGGATTTAGAAGTTAATATTATCTCAACGTTATTTAATCAAAGCGAAATTATAGCCAAAGATAACGCCACCAAAGAAACCGTTACCACCCATTTTCAAGCCTCTGATAGTCATTGTCATCACTTTTCTTGTCATGGCGGTTTTAATCCTAATAATCCCCTAGAATCTGCCTTATTTTTAGCCAATAAAGAACCCTTAACATTAGGCGAAATCTTTGAATTAAACCTCAAAAAGTCTCGTCTTGTTGTACTTTCTGCTTGCGAAACTGGATTAATTGATTTTGAATCTATTAGTGATGAATATATCGGTTTACCCAGTGGCTTTTTATTCGCTGGTAGTCCAACTGTTGTCAGTAGTTTATGGACAGTAAATGATTTATCAACCGCATTTTTGATGATTAAGTTTTATGAGATTTTATTTAATACAAATATGAATATTTCGGTTGCAGTTGCATTAAAAAAAGCACAAAATTGGTTACAAAATTTGACCAGTGAACAATTTATTTTAGAAACAGATTCAATGATAGATAAACTCTATTCTGATAAACCAAGAATAGCTAAATCTTATAAAGAAAAAGCCCGTAAATTTGTCGAAAATTTAGAAAAATATCCCTTTAAAAATCCTTATTATTGGGCGGCATTTGTCGCAGCAGGTCGATAA
- a CDS encoding thiol-disulfide oxidoreductase DCC family protein, with product MPSLPTQSPNSLEAFTESPKWKIKLLYDGECPLCLREVNFLQKQDRGRGLVAFVDIANINYNPSENGGVSYQAAMGRIHALLPDNTVIKNVEVFRRIYSILGIGWIYWATKLPIIRPVVDRLYEIWASLRLKLTGRPNLETIVKERQQRLDCQSEGRCRLN from the coding sequence ATGCCATCGTTACCCACTCAATCCCCTAACTCCCTGGAAGCCTTTACTGAGTCCCCGAAATGGAAAATTAAACTTCTCTATGATGGAGAATGCCCCTTATGCTTACGAGAGGTCAATTTTCTGCAAAAACAGGATAGGGGACGAGGGTTAGTTGCTTTTGTTGATATTGCCAACATAAACTATAACCCAAGCGAGAATGGGGGCGTTTCCTATCAGGCAGCGATGGGACGAATTCACGCCCTATTGCCCGACAACACGGTTATTAAAAACGTGGAAGTTTTCCGCCGAATATATTCCATCCTGGGCATAGGTTGGATTTATTGGGCGACCAAGTTACCTATCATCCGTCCAGTGGTAGATAGGCTCTATGAAATTTGGGCTTCCTTACGGTTGAAGTTAACCGGGCGACCAAATTTGGAGACAATCGTCAAAGAACGTCAGCAACGACTTGACTGTCAAAGCGAAGGTCGCTGTCGCTTAAACTGA
- a CDS encoding DUF5615 family PIN-like protein has translation MKFLVDAQLPVSLARFLEASGYDTIHTQDLPQQNSTSDTQINDISIEQKRIVITKDSDDRRFFSNPSKTLQIASC, from the coding sequence ATGAAGTTTTTGGTTGATGCCCAACTCCCAGTCAGTTTAGCCCGATTTTTAGAGGCTTCCGGTTATGATACGATACATACCCAAGATTTACCGCAACAAAACTCCACCTCGGATACACAAATCAACGATATTTCAATTGAACAAAAGCGAATCGTTATTACCAAGGATTCAGATGATCGTAGATTCTTTTCTAACCCTTCAAAAACCTTACAAATTGCTTCTTGTTAG
- a CDS encoding DUF433 domain-containing protein — MNHELLKRITHNPDICHGKPCIRGLRYPVEFILELLSAGMTTEEILSDYEDLEPEDIQAVLLFAARLSQIKSIHKIAS; from the coding sequence ATGAATCATGAACTCTTAAAACGTATTACTCATAATCCTGATATTTGTCATGGTAAACCCTGTATTCGAGGTTTAAGGTATCCTGTCGAATTTATTCTAGAACTCCTCAGTGCGGGTATGACTACCGAAGAAATCTTAAGCGATTATGAGGATTTAGAACCCGAAGATATTCAAGCTGTTTTACTTTTTGCAGCCCGTTTGAGTCAAATTAAAAGTATTCATAAAATTGCTTCATGA
- a CDS encoding thrombospondin type 3 repeat-containing protein, with translation MDFTRTNKKLLSHSEKIKALHERELDLDFDGDGLTEREERKYGLNPLSPDTDGDGLYDGQEIAIHINPHLYSKVPPSVEKGSDKEKHRETYLHSVQTLLKNQELSYQALYNQIAGDEWLGRSLDERVLAIQLHSGSSLDQIKCSLAQSPYVQWQLEESQWDRDSAIGYIGELTRQFGAKRTQEEEIAE, from the coding sequence ATGGACTTTACTCGAACTAACAAAAAACTTTTAAGCCATAGCGAAAAAATCAAAGCACTTCATGAACGAGAGCTAGACCTTGATTTTGACGGCGATGGATTAACTGAACGCGAAGAAAGAAAATACGGACTCAATCCTCTAAGTCCTGATACTGATGGTGATGGTCTTTATGATGGTCAAGAGATAGCAATTCATATTAATCCTCACTTATACTCTAAAGTTCCTCCCTCGGTAGAAAAAGGCTCTGATAAAGAGAAACACAGAGAAACTTACCTCCACTCGGTTCAAACTCTTTTAAAAAACCAAGAGTTATCCTATCAAGCACTTTATAACCAGATTGCGGGTGATGAATGGCTCGGTCGTTCTTTGGATGAAAGAGTCTTAGCCATACAACTGCATTCGGGATCTTCTTTAGATCAGATTAAATGCTCTCTAGCCCAGAGTCCTTATGTTCAGTGGCAGCTAGAAGAGAGTCAATGGGATAGAGACTCGGCTATTGGCTATATCGGGGAATTAACTCGACAATTTGGGGCTAAAAGAACACAAGAAGAAGAAATAGCCGAATAA
- a CDS encoding ParM/StbA family protein: MADVTIAADFGASLGRAIYSTGSGYCKPELMLLDPQVVLVPAKSISNYEKYKIGQANPEDSAWVKSGEAHFAVGFLAKKNFHAVHCLESLKVDSAIPQALSIIGSVAQKKGLPSQFSLSLGILLPWNEFRDREKFASQISTALSDYTFRGQQFSVQLESLTALPEGGGIFARGRMPQQPTLKLLSPKELTIAVIMLGYRNSSILVIEKGELTRGSTGDFGFARMVQKIQTFTSGQKADILVPVICSARAKLGKRVLETLARSGRTELRNQEVEEIAEAIADARAEYVALLENWLIQHLPSQTKIDEFIISGGTARYLKKELSDLLKGFGGSLNWCTGLEERIKKTFGDIVSNNSLESRLADVYGLFYKLHNRPLPRIRETTGESSDVNVRAI, from the coding sequence ATGGCAGATGTGACCATTGCGGCGGATTTTGGGGCATCCCTCGGACGGGCAATCTACAGCACCGGTTCTGGGTACTGCAAACCCGAACTGATGTTGCTTGACCCTCAAGTGGTGCTTGTTCCCGCCAAGAGCATTTCTAATTACGAGAAGTACAAAATTGGTCAAGCAAATCCCGAAGATTCTGCTTGGGTGAAGTCGGGTGAGGCTCATTTCGCTGTCGGCTTCCTGGCCAAGAAAAACTTTCACGCCGTTCACTGCTTGGAATCTCTGAAGGTGGATTCAGCAATTCCTCAAGCTCTATCGATCATCGGCAGCGTCGCCCAGAAAAAAGGTTTACCCTCTCAATTCTCTCTATCTCTGGGTATTCTGCTTCCTTGGAACGAATTTCGAGATCGAGAAAAGTTCGCTTCCCAAATCTCAACAGCCTTATCCGACTATACCTTTCGAGGACAGCAGTTTTCTGTCCAACTCGAATCCTTAACAGCATTACCCGAAGGAGGTGGTATTTTTGCCAGGGGCAGAATGCCTCAACAACCTACTCTTAAACTCCTATCCCCAAAGGAACTCACCATCGCTGTCATTATGCTCGGCTATCGTAATTCTTCTATCCTGGTTATAGAGAAAGGAGAATTAACGCGAGGCTCAACGGGTGACTTCGGTTTTGCCCGGATGGTGCAAAAAATTCAAACTTTTACTTCTGGGCAAAAAGCGGATATTTTAGTTCCCGTCATCTGTTCAGCTAGAGCTAAATTGGGCAAGCGTGTATTAGAAACCTTAGCCCGTAGTGGACGAACCGAATTGAGAAATCAAGAAGTGGAAGAAATTGCTGAAGCGATCGCAGATGCGAGAGCCGAATACGTCGCCCTTCTGGAAAACTGGCTCATCCAACATTTGCCTTCCCAAACCAAAATTGACGAATTCATCATTAGCGGTGGAACAGCCCGTTATCTCAAAAAAGAACTAAGCGATCTTCTCAAGGGATTCGGCGGCTCACTTAATTGGTGTACCGGACTTGAGGAAAGGATTAAGAAAACCTTTGGTGATATTGTCAGCAACAATTCTCTCGAATCACGATTGGCAGACGTTTACGGGCTATTTTACAAACTGCACAACCGCCCCTTACCCCGAATTAGAGAAACTACAGGAGAATCTAGTGATGTCAACGTCAGAGCAATTTAA